From the genome of Alosa alosa isolate M-15738 ecotype Scorff River chromosome 18, AALO_Geno_1.1, whole genome shotgun sequence, one region includes:
- the LOC125311453 gene encoding protein NLRC3-like isoform X1, with amino-acid sequence MKSSDSMMQPINMDGGTGHSDHRSVSPVPSLLSMKSSDSMMQPINLDGGTGHDHRSVSPVPSLLSLKSSDSMMQPINVDGGTGHSNHRQRFDPAGSSSGKWWTHLMKGCRPYNQLTYHVMSTGMIGSKSPTNHSIKRTLSYRSRSPSPSHTVQPDNNLYSGPIRPEDNILERVKMSHKATMKKRFEHVCEGNIKPGNETPLNTIFTPLYITEGWTESVKAHEARQIETSRRQTQDNAINYNDIFKTLLEEQVCIRAVLTKGVAGIGKTVSVQKFILDWAEDKANCDIDFIFVLPFREINLISNEQYCFHQLLVDFHPALKQLTDNKMYEECILVVIFDGLDESRITLNFTSDQSLKLHDVSQISSVGDLIANLIQGNLLPSAHIWITSRPAAAGQIPGQFISRMTEVRGFTDPQKDEYFRKKISDQTQANQIISHIKTLRSLHFMCHIPVVSWISSIVLQEVFQNNREQIPQTLTEIFTHFLIIQMNMKSQKFGEMEDGAPSSKVLEANKDIILKLAELAFTQLEKGNLLFYEEDLEECGINITEASVYSGLCTELFREEFVFTQKKVFCFVHLSIQEFLAALYAFYSYVNRNFKALKSLLTGWERQHFLETLLKDAVDKSLESEDGHWDLFVRFLLGLSLESNQRLLQGLLTQTVSSSESIEQTIKYTKEIIRYKDIKERCMNLLLCLLEMNDNSLHTEIQEYLESGKELFSSHCSVLAYTILVSKDVLDELDLQKYNTTSEGRQRLLGAVAGCRKARLVGCQLTVKSFETVTQALESEISQLKELDLSYNNLQIVTTEALSLRLQNSQCKVETLRLVCCELKEDFGEFISSVFQWPHSHLKELDLTNNDLCDTGLEFLSNGLRSTNCKMETLRLSGCLITEKGCTFLSTALVSNHSHLKELDLSYNHLGDSGIKLLSSQDIGFKLENLNVDHDGKKFLKPGLEKYACELTMDPNTAHHKLGLSKGDTKATNLRKNSHSDHPDRFEVIEQVLCREGLTGRAYWEVEWAREGAAIAVAYRDISRKGAHDSQFGSNNKSWSLRGQFWGHCLAQHNNKTIQVPVPKPNPRQHRVGVYLDWQAGTLSFYQVCARDTRIHLYTFSAKFTEPLYPGFWVDHDSAVSLCQID; translated from the exons ATCAGTCTCCCCAGTGCCAAGTCTTTTATCAATGAAAAGCAGTGACTCCATGATGCAGCCTATCAATCTGGATGGAGGGACTGGCCATGATCACAG ATCAGTCTCCCCAGTCCCAAGTCTTTTATCATTGAAGAGCAGTGACTCCATGATGCAGCCTATCAATGTGGATGGAGGGACTGGCCATTCTAATCACAG gcaacgtttcgaccctgctgggtcttcttcaggcaaatgGTGGACTCATTTGATGAAGGGATGTAGGCCTTACAATCAGCTGACCTACCATGTGATGTCAACTGGTATGATTGGGTCTAAGAGCCCCACTAATCACTCAATTAAGAGAACACTTTCATACAG GTCTAGATCACcttcaccctcacacacagttCAGCCAGATAACAACTTGTATTCTGGTCCCATCAGAC CAGAGGACAATATCCTGGAAAGAGTGAAGATGAGCCATAAAGCCACAATGAAAAAGAGGTTTGAGCACGTTTGTGAGGGAAACATTAAACCAGGAAATGAAACTCCTTTAAACACGATATTTACACCCCTCTATATCACTGAGGGATGGACTGAAAGCGTGAAAGCACATGAAGCTCGACAAATTGAAACATCAAGAAGACAAACACAAGACAACGCAATCAACTATAATGATATCTTTAAAACATTGCTTGAAGAGCAAGTGTGTATCAGAGCAGTGCTAACCAAAGGGGTTGCTGGCATTGGAAAAACAGTGTCTGTGCAGAAATTCATTCTTGATTGGGCAGAGGACAAGGCAAATTGTGATATAGATTTTATATTTGTGCTCCCTTTCCGGGAAATTAACTTAATCTCAAATGAACAGTACTGTTTTCATCAACTTCTGGTTGACTTCCACCCTGCCTTGAAACAGCTAACAGATAACAAAATGTATGAGGAGTGCATTCTGGTTGTAATTTTTGATGGGCTGGATGAAAGCAGAATTACATTGAACTTTACCAGTGATCAATCCCTGAAACTCCATGATGTTTCACAGATATCCTCAGTTGGCGATCTGATAGCAAACCTGATCCAGGGGAATCTTCTCCCATCAGCTCACATATGGATCACATCAAGACCAGCAGCAGCTGGACAGATCCCTGGTCAGTTCATCAGTCGTATGACTGAGGTGCGTGGATTTACTGACCCACAGAAAGATGAGTACTTTCGAAAGAAAATAAGTGATCAGACTCAGGCCAACCAAATCATCTCACACATTAAGACATTAAGAAGCCTTCACTTTATGTGCCACATACCAGTTGTCAGTTGGATCTCTTCCATTGTGCTTCAAGAAGTCTTCCAAAACAACAGGGAACAAATACCCCAAACTCTTACTGAGATATTCACCCATTTCTTAATCATTCAGATGAACATGAAGAGCCAGAAATTTGGGGAAATGGAAGACGGTGCTCCTAGTAGCAAAGTTCTTGAGGCAAACAAAGATATAATTTTGAAGTTAGCAGAACTAGCATTCACACAACTGGAGAAAGGAAATCTGCTGTTCTATGAAGAGGACCTTGAGGAATGTGGCATCAATATCACTGAGGCCTCAGTGTACAGTGGTTTGTGTACAGAACTTTTCAGGGAAGAATTTGTGTTCACGCAAAAAAAGGTCTTCTGTTTTGTTCACCTCTCGATTCAGGAGTTTCTTGCTGCTCTTTATGCATTTTACTCCTATGTGAACAGAAACTTCAAAGCTCTGAAGTCTCTCCTCACTGGTTGGGAGAGACAGCACTTCCTGGAAACACTGCTGAAGGATGCTGTGGACAAGTCCTTGGAGAGTGAAGATGGACACTGGGACCTGTTTGTGCGGTTTCTTTTGGGGCTCTCACTGGAGTCAAACCAGAGGCTCCTACAGGGCCTGCTAACACAAACAGTGAGCAGCTCAGAGAGCATTGAGCAAACCATCAAATATACCAAAGAAATTATCCGCTACAAAGACATCAAGGAACGGTGCATGAATCTCTTGCTTTGCTTGCTTGAAATGAATGACAATTCCTTGCACACAGAGATTCAAGAGTACCTGGAGTCTGGAAAAGAACTCTTTTCTTCTCACTGCTCAGTACTGGCCTATACGATCCTTGTCTCAAAAGATGTACTCGATGAACTTGACCTTCAGAAGTACAACACCACAAGTGAAGGTCGTCAAAGACTTTTAGGAGCTGTTGCAGGCTGCAGAAAGGCTCG ACTGGTCGGGTGTCAACTCACTGTGAAAAGCTTTGAGACTGTAACACAGGCCCTTGAGTCCGAAATCTCACAACTGAAAGAACTGGATCTAAGTTACAACAACCTACAGATTGTTACCACTGAAGCCCTCTCCCTTCGACTGCAAAATTCTCAATGCAAAGTGGAAACACTGAG GCTTGTTTGCTGTGAACTGAAAGAGGACTTTGGTGAATTCATAAGCTCCGTTTTCCAGTGGCCACACTCACATCTAAAAGAGCTTGACCTGACAAACAATGATCTTTGTGACACAGGACTAGAATTTCTTTCAAATGGGTTAAGATCTACAAATTGTAAAATGGAGACTTTAAG GCTTTCTGGCTGTCTCATTACAGAGAAGGGTTGCACATTCTTATCCACAGCTTTGGTTTCAAACCACTCCCACCTTAAAGAGCTGGATCTAAGCTACAATCACCTTGGAGACTCAGGGATCAAGCTACTTTCATCTCAGGACATAGGCTTTAAACTGGAGAATCTCAA TGTTGACCATGATGGAAAGAAGTTCCTGAAACCTGGTCTAGAGAAAT ATGCTTGTGAGCTCACCATGGACCCAAACACAGCCCACCACAAGCTTGGGCTTTCTAAAGGAGACACCAAGGCTACGAATCTTAGAAAGAACTCTCATTCGGATCACCCAGATCGATTTGAAGTTATTGAGCAAGTGCTGTGCAGAGAGGGTCTGACAGGACGCGCTTACTGGGAAGTGGAATGGGCTCGTGAGGGAGCGGCTATTGCAGTAGCATACAGAGACATAAGCAGGAAAGGGGCACATGACAGCCAATTTGGGTCTAACAACAAGTCCTGGAGTCTCAGAGGTCAGTTTTGGGGCCATTGCCTTGCCCAGCACAATAATAAGACCATACAAGTGCCAGTGCCCAAACCCAACCCGAGACAACACAGAGTGGGGGTGTATCTGGACTGGCAGGCTGGAACTCTTTCATTCTATCAAGTGTGTGCAAGGGACACAAGAATCCATCTGTACACCTTTTCTGCCAAGTTCACTGAGCCCCTTTATCCAGGGTTCTGGGTTGACCATGACTCcgctgtgtctctgtgtcagaTTGACTAG
- the LOC125311453 gene encoding protein NLRC3-like isoform X2: MKSSDSMMQPINMDGGTGHSDHRSVSPVPSLLSMKSSDSMMQPINLDGGTGHDHRSVSPVPSLLSLKSSDSMMQPINVDGGTGHSNHRQRFDPAGSSSGKWWTHLMKGCRPYNQLTYHVMSTGMIGSKSPTNHSIKRTLSYRSRSPSPSHTVQPDNNLYSGPIRQDNILERVKMSHKATMKKRFEHVCEGNIKPGNETPLNTIFTPLYITEGWTESVKAHEARQIETSRRQTQDNAINYNDIFKTLLEEQVCIRAVLTKGVAGIGKTVSVQKFILDWAEDKANCDIDFIFVLPFREINLISNEQYCFHQLLVDFHPALKQLTDNKMYEECILVVIFDGLDESRITLNFTSDQSLKLHDVSQISSVGDLIANLIQGNLLPSAHIWITSRPAAAGQIPGQFISRMTEVRGFTDPQKDEYFRKKISDQTQANQIISHIKTLRSLHFMCHIPVVSWISSIVLQEVFQNNREQIPQTLTEIFTHFLIIQMNMKSQKFGEMEDGAPSSKVLEANKDIILKLAELAFTQLEKGNLLFYEEDLEECGINITEASVYSGLCTELFREEFVFTQKKVFCFVHLSIQEFLAALYAFYSYVNRNFKALKSLLTGWERQHFLETLLKDAVDKSLESEDGHWDLFVRFLLGLSLESNQRLLQGLLTQTVSSSESIEQTIKYTKEIIRYKDIKERCMNLLLCLLEMNDNSLHTEIQEYLESGKELFSSHCSVLAYTILVSKDVLDELDLQKYNTTSEGRQRLLGAVAGCRKARLVGCQLTVKSFETVTQALESEISQLKELDLSYNNLQIVTTEALSLRLQNSQCKVETLRLVCCELKEDFGEFISSVFQWPHSHLKELDLTNNDLCDTGLEFLSNGLRSTNCKMETLRLSGCLITEKGCTFLSTALVSNHSHLKELDLSYNHLGDSGIKLLSSQDIGFKLENLNVDHDGKKFLKPGLEKYACELTMDPNTAHHKLGLSKGDTKATNLRKNSHSDHPDRFEVIEQVLCREGLTGRAYWEVEWAREGAAIAVAYRDISRKGAHDSQFGSNNKSWSLRGQFWGHCLAQHNNKTIQVPVPKPNPRQHRVGVYLDWQAGTLSFYQVCARDTRIHLYTFSAKFTEPLYPGFWVDHDSAVSLCQID; encoded by the exons ATCAGTCTCCCCAGTGCCAAGTCTTTTATCAATGAAAAGCAGTGACTCCATGATGCAGCCTATCAATCTGGATGGAGGGACTGGCCATGATCACAG ATCAGTCTCCCCAGTCCCAAGTCTTTTATCATTGAAGAGCAGTGACTCCATGATGCAGCCTATCAATGTGGATGGAGGGACTGGCCATTCTAATCACAG gcaacgtttcgaccctgctgggtcttcttcaggcaaatgGTGGACTCATTTGATGAAGGGATGTAGGCCTTACAATCAGCTGACCTACCATGTGATGTCAACTGGTATGATTGGGTCTAAGAGCCCCACTAATCACTCAATTAAGAGAACACTTTCATACAG GTCTAGATCACcttcaccctcacacacagttCAGCCAGATAACAACTTGTATTCTGGTCCCATCAGAC AGGACAATATCCTGGAAAGAGTGAAGATGAGCCATAAAGCCACAATGAAAAAGAGGTTTGAGCACGTTTGTGAGGGAAACATTAAACCAGGAAATGAAACTCCTTTAAACACGATATTTACACCCCTCTATATCACTGAGGGATGGACTGAAAGCGTGAAAGCACATGAAGCTCGACAAATTGAAACATCAAGAAGACAAACACAAGACAACGCAATCAACTATAATGATATCTTTAAAACATTGCTTGAAGAGCAAGTGTGTATCAGAGCAGTGCTAACCAAAGGGGTTGCTGGCATTGGAAAAACAGTGTCTGTGCAGAAATTCATTCTTGATTGGGCAGAGGACAAGGCAAATTGTGATATAGATTTTATATTTGTGCTCCCTTTCCGGGAAATTAACTTAATCTCAAATGAACAGTACTGTTTTCATCAACTTCTGGTTGACTTCCACCCTGCCTTGAAACAGCTAACAGATAACAAAATGTATGAGGAGTGCATTCTGGTTGTAATTTTTGATGGGCTGGATGAAAGCAGAATTACATTGAACTTTACCAGTGATCAATCCCTGAAACTCCATGATGTTTCACAGATATCCTCAGTTGGCGATCTGATAGCAAACCTGATCCAGGGGAATCTTCTCCCATCAGCTCACATATGGATCACATCAAGACCAGCAGCAGCTGGACAGATCCCTGGTCAGTTCATCAGTCGTATGACTGAGGTGCGTGGATTTACTGACCCACAGAAAGATGAGTACTTTCGAAAGAAAATAAGTGATCAGACTCAGGCCAACCAAATCATCTCACACATTAAGACATTAAGAAGCCTTCACTTTATGTGCCACATACCAGTTGTCAGTTGGATCTCTTCCATTGTGCTTCAAGAAGTCTTCCAAAACAACAGGGAACAAATACCCCAAACTCTTACTGAGATATTCACCCATTTCTTAATCATTCAGATGAACATGAAGAGCCAGAAATTTGGGGAAATGGAAGACGGTGCTCCTAGTAGCAAAGTTCTTGAGGCAAACAAAGATATAATTTTGAAGTTAGCAGAACTAGCATTCACACAACTGGAGAAAGGAAATCTGCTGTTCTATGAAGAGGACCTTGAGGAATGTGGCATCAATATCACTGAGGCCTCAGTGTACAGTGGTTTGTGTACAGAACTTTTCAGGGAAGAATTTGTGTTCACGCAAAAAAAGGTCTTCTGTTTTGTTCACCTCTCGATTCAGGAGTTTCTTGCTGCTCTTTATGCATTTTACTCCTATGTGAACAGAAACTTCAAAGCTCTGAAGTCTCTCCTCACTGGTTGGGAGAGACAGCACTTCCTGGAAACACTGCTGAAGGATGCTGTGGACAAGTCCTTGGAGAGTGAAGATGGACACTGGGACCTGTTTGTGCGGTTTCTTTTGGGGCTCTCACTGGAGTCAAACCAGAGGCTCCTACAGGGCCTGCTAACACAAACAGTGAGCAGCTCAGAGAGCATTGAGCAAACCATCAAATATACCAAAGAAATTATCCGCTACAAAGACATCAAGGAACGGTGCATGAATCTCTTGCTTTGCTTGCTTGAAATGAATGACAATTCCTTGCACACAGAGATTCAAGAGTACCTGGAGTCTGGAAAAGAACTCTTTTCTTCTCACTGCTCAGTACTGGCCTATACGATCCTTGTCTCAAAAGATGTACTCGATGAACTTGACCTTCAGAAGTACAACACCACAAGTGAAGGTCGTCAAAGACTTTTAGGAGCTGTTGCAGGCTGCAGAAAGGCTCG ACTGGTCGGGTGTCAACTCACTGTGAAAAGCTTTGAGACTGTAACACAGGCCCTTGAGTCCGAAATCTCACAACTGAAAGAACTGGATCTAAGTTACAACAACCTACAGATTGTTACCACTGAAGCCCTCTCCCTTCGACTGCAAAATTCTCAATGCAAAGTGGAAACACTGAG GCTTGTTTGCTGTGAACTGAAAGAGGACTTTGGTGAATTCATAAGCTCCGTTTTCCAGTGGCCACACTCACATCTAAAAGAGCTTGACCTGACAAACAATGATCTTTGTGACACAGGACTAGAATTTCTTTCAAATGGGTTAAGATCTACAAATTGTAAAATGGAGACTTTAAG GCTTTCTGGCTGTCTCATTACAGAGAAGGGTTGCACATTCTTATCCACAGCTTTGGTTTCAAACCACTCCCACCTTAAAGAGCTGGATCTAAGCTACAATCACCTTGGAGACTCAGGGATCAAGCTACTTTCATCTCAGGACATAGGCTTTAAACTGGAGAATCTCAA TGTTGACCATGATGGAAAGAAGTTCCTGAAACCTGGTCTAGAGAAAT ATGCTTGTGAGCTCACCATGGACCCAAACACAGCCCACCACAAGCTTGGGCTTTCTAAAGGAGACACCAAGGCTACGAATCTTAGAAAGAACTCTCATTCGGATCACCCAGATCGATTTGAAGTTATTGAGCAAGTGCTGTGCAGAGAGGGTCTGACAGGACGCGCTTACTGGGAAGTGGAATGGGCTCGTGAGGGAGCGGCTATTGCAGTAGCATACAGAGACATAAGCAGGAAAGGGGCACATGACAGCCAATTTGGGTCTAACAACAAGTCCTGGAGTCTCAGAGGTCAGTTTTGGGGCCATTGCCTTGCCCAGCACAATAATAAGACCATACAAGTGCCAGTGCCCAAACCCAACCCGAGACAACACAGAGTGGGGGTGTATCTGGACTGGCAGGCTGGAACTCTTTCATTCTATCAAGTGTGTGCAAGGGACACAAGAATCCATCTGTACACCTTTTCTGCCAAGTTCACTGAGCCCCTTTATCCAGGGTTCTGGGTTGACCATGACTCcgctgtgtctctgtgtcagaTTGACTAG
- the LOC125311453 gene encoding protein NLRC3-like isoform X4 gives MKSSDSMMQPINMDGGTGHSDHRSVSPVPSLLSMKSSDSMMQPINLDGGTGHDHRSVSPVPSLLSLKSSDSMMQPINVDGGTGHSNHRSRSPSPSHTVQPDNNLYSGPIRPEDNILERVKMSHKATMKKRFEHVCEGNIKPGNETPLNTIFTPLYITEGWTESVKAHEARQIETSRRQTQDNAINYNDIFKTLLEEQVCIRAVLTKGVAGIGKTVSVQKFILDWAEDKANCDIDFIFVLPFREINLISNEQYCFHQLLVDFHPALKQLTDNKMYEECILVVIFDGLDESRITLNFTSDQSLKLHDVSQISSVGDLIANLIQGNLLPSAHIWITSRPAAAGQIPGQFISRMTEVRGFTDPQKDEYFRKKISDQTQANQIISHIKTLRSLHFMCHIPVVSWISSIVLQEVFQNNREQIPQTLTEIFTHFLIIQMNMKSQKFGEMEDGAPSSKVLEANKDIILKLAELAFTQLEKGNLLFYEEDLEECGINITEASVYSGLCTELFREEFVFTQKKVFCFVHLSIQEFLAALYAFYSYVNRNFKALKSLLTGWERQHFLETLLKDAVDKSLESEDGHWDLFVRFLLGLSLESNQRLLQGLLTQTVSSSESIEQTIKYTKEIIRYKDIKERCMNLLLCLLEMNDNSLHTEIQEYLESGKELFSSHCSVLAYTILVSKDVLDELDLQKYNTTSEGRQRLLGAVAGCRKARLVGCQLTVKSFETVTQALESEISQLKELDLSYNNLQIVTTEALSLRLQNSQCKVETLRLVCCELKEDFGEFISSVFQWPHSHLKELDLTNNDLCDTGLEFLSNGLRSTNCKMETLRLSGCLITEKGCTFLSTALVSNHSHLKELDLSYNHLGDSGIKLLSSQDIGFKLENLNVDHDGKKFLKPGLEKYACELTMDPNTAHHKLGLSKGDTKATNLRKNSHSDHPDRFEVIEQVLCREGLTGRAYWEVEWAREGAAIAVAYRDISRKGAHDSQFGSNNKSWSLRGQFWGHCLAQHNNKTIQVPVPKPNPRQHRVGVYLDWQAGTLSFYQVCARDTRIHLYTFSAKFTEPLYPGFWVDHDSAVSLCQID, from the exons ATCAGTCTCCCCAGTGCCAAGTCTTTTATCAATGAAAAGCAGTGACTCCATGATGCAGCCTATCAATCTGGATGGAGGGACTGGCCATGATCACAG ATCAGTCTCCCCAGTCCCAAGTCTTTTATCATTGAAGAGCAGTGACTCCATGATGCAGCCTATCAATGTGGATGGAGGGACTGGCCATTCTAATCACAG GTCTAGATCACcttcaccctcacacacagttCAGCCAGATAACAACTTGTATTCTGGTCCCATCAGAC CAGAGGACAATATCCTGGAAAGAGTGAAGATGAGCCATAAAGCCACAATGAAAAAGAGGTTTGAGCACGTTTGTGAGGGAAACATTAAACCAGGAAATGAAACTCCTTTAAACACGATATTTACACCCCTCTATATCACTGAGGGATGGACTGAAAGCGTGAAAGCACATGAAGCTCGACAAATTGAAACATCAAGAAGACAAACACAAGACAACGCAATCAACTATAATGATATCTTTAAAACATTGCTTGAAGAGCAAGTGTGTATCAGAGCAGTGCTAACCAAAGGGGTTGCTGGCATTGGAAAAACAGTGTCTGTGCAGAAATTCATTCTTGATTGGGCAGAGGACAAGGCAAATTGTGATATAGATTTTATATTTGTGCTCCCTTTCCGGGAAATTAACTTAATCTCAAATGAACAGTACTGTTTTCATCAACTTCTGGTTGACTTCCACCCTGCCTTGAAACAGCTAACAGATAACAAAATGTATGAGGAGTGCATTCTGGTTGTAATTTTTGATGGGCTGGATGAAAGCAGAATTACATTGAACTTTACCAGTGATCAATCCCTGAAACTCCATGATGTTTCACAGATATCCTCAGTTGGCGATCTGATAGCAAACCTGATCCAGGGGAATCTTCTCCCATCAGCTCACATATGGATCACATCAAGACCAGCAGCAGCTGGACAGATCCCTGGTCAGTTCATCAGTCGTATGACTGAGGTGCGTGGATTTACTGACCCACAGAAAGATGAGTACTTTCGAAAGAAAATAAGTGATCAGACTCAGGCCAACCAAATCATCTCACACATTAAGACATTAAGAAGCCTTCACTTTATGTGCCACATACCAGTTGTCAGTTGGATCTCTTCCATTGTGCTTCAAGAAGTCTTCCAAAACAACAGGGAACAAATACCCCAAACTCTTACTGAGATATTCACCCATTTCTTAATCATTCAGATGAACATGAAGAGCCAGAAATTTGGGGAAATGGAAGACGGTGCTCCTAGTAGCAAAGTTCTTGAGGCAAACAAAGATATAATTTTGAAGTTAGCAGAACTAGCATTCACACAACTGGAGAAAGGAAATCTGCTGTTCTATGAAGAGGACCTTGAGGAATGTGGCATCAATATCACTGAGGCCTCAGTGTACAGTGGTTTGTGTACAGAACTTTTCAGGGAAGAATTTGTGTTCACGCAAAAAAAGGTCTTCTGTTTTGTTCACCTCTCGATTCAGGAGTTTCTTGCTGCTCTTTATGCATTTTACTCCTATGTGAACAGAAACTTCAAAGCTCTGAAGTCTCTCCTCACTGGTTGGGAGAGACAGCACTTCCTGGAAACACTGCTGAAGGATGCTGTGGACAAGTCCTTGGAGAGTGAAGATGGACACTGGGACCTGTTTGTGCGGTTTCTTTTGGGGCTCTCACTGGAGTCAAACCAGAGGCTCCTACAGGGCCTGCTAACACAAACAGTGAGCAGCTCAGAGAGCATTGAGCAAACCATCAAATATACCAAAGAAATTATCCGCTACAAAGACATCAAGGAACGGTGCATGAATCTCTTGCTTTGCTTGCTTGAAATGAATGACAATTCCTTGCACACAGAGATTCAAGAGTACCTGGAGTCTGGAAAAGAACTCTTTTCTTCTCACTGCTCAGTACTGGCCTATACGATCCTTGTCTCAAAAGATGTACTCGATGAACTTGACCTTCAGAAGTACAACACCACAAGTGAAGGTCGTCAAAGACTTTTAGGAGCTGTTGCAGGCTGCAGAAAGGCTCG ACTGGTCGGGTGTCAACTCACTGTGAAAAGCTTTGAGACTGTAACACAGGCCCTTGAGTCCGAAATCTCACAACTGAAAGAACTGGATCTAAGTTACAACAACCTACAGATTGTTACCACTGAAGCCCTCTCCCTTCGACTGCAAAATTCTCAATGCAAAGTGGAAACACTGAG GCTTGTTTGCTGTGAACTGAAAGAGGACTTTGGTGAATTCATAAGCTCCGTTTTCCAGTGGCCACACTCACATCTAAAAGAGCTTGACCTGACAAACAATGATCTTTGTGACACAGGACTAGAATTTCTTTCAAATGGGTTAAGATCTACAAATTGTAAAATGGAGACTTTAAG GCTTTCTGGCTGTCTCATTACAGAGAAGGGTTGCACATTCTTATCCACAGCTTTGGTTTCAAACCACTCCCACCTTAAAGAGCTGGATCTAAGCTACAATCACCTTGGAGACTCAGGGATCAAGCTACTTTCATCTCAGGACATAGGCTTTAAACTGGAGAATCTCAA TGTTGACCATGATGGAAAGAAGTTCCTGAAACCTGGTCTAGAGAAAT ATGCTTGTGAGCTCACCATGGACCCAAACACAGCCCACCACAAGCTTGGGCTTTCTAAAGGAGACACCAAGGCTACGAATCTTAGAAAGAACTCTCATTCGGATCACCCAGATCGATTTGAAGTTATTGAGCAAGTGCTGTGCAGAGAGGGTCTGACAGGACGCGCTTACTGGGAAGTGGAATGGGCTCGTGAGGGAGCGGCTATTGCAGTAGCATACAGAGACATAAGCAGGAAAGGGGCACATGACAGCCAATTTGGGTCTAACAACAAGTCCTGGAGTCTCAGAGGTCAGTTTTGGGGCCATTGCCTTGCCCAGCACAATAATAAGACCATACAAGTGCCAGTGCCCAAACCCAACCCGAGACAACACAGAGTGGGGGTGTATCTGGACTGGCAGGCTGGAACTCTTTCATTCTATCAAGTGTGTGCAAGGGACACAAGAATCCATCTGTACACCTTTTCTGCCAAGTTCACTGAGCCCCTTTATCCAGGGTTCTGGGTTGACCATGACTCcgctgtgtctctgtgtcagaTTGACTAG